In one Vulgatibacter incomptus genomic region, the following are encoded:
- the hemG gene encoding protoporphyrinogen oxidase, whose product MRVAIVGGGISGLALAERLAAAGAEPLVLEADDRAGGKIATRRKDGFLLEAGPNGFLDKEPATLELASRIGLRDSLRQAETAAKRRWVFVRGALREVPSTPPAFLRSDILPPFAKARVALEPFSRRAKPGVDESIADFGRRHLGARATRDLLGAMVLGIFGGDVEKLSLASCFPKMAELERAHRSLVLGMIRLQREKKGAGGPAGPGGVLTSVEGGLGHYPARLAETLGSAVRTGVRVDALSVTESGVRLHTNSGGRAAELDADAVAITAPADVASRLLAPLDPALGELAAGVPYAPMAVVHLAWPRARIAHPLDGFGFLVPPHEGRGILGAIFVSSIFPWRAPPDQALFTVMIGGAVRPELAARPEAELATLAASELGGIIGASGDPSLAEVIRWQRAIPQYVIGHEARRREAMERIARLGPVHLGGNAWRGIGVNDCIAAAAPLATEILDR is encoded by the coding sequence ATGAGAGTGGCGATCGTGGGCGGAGGGATCTCGGGCCTCGCGCTGGCTGAGCGGTTGGCGGCCGCCGGCGCGGAGCCCCTCGTGCTCGAGGCCGACGATCGGGCGGGCGGCAAGATCGCCACCCGTCGCAAGGACGGCTTCCTCCTCGAGGCCGGGCCCAACGGCTTCCTCGACAAGGAGCCCGCCACCCTCGAGCTCGCGTCCCGCATCGGCCTCCGCGACTCCCTTCGCCAGGCGGAGACCGCGGCGAAGCGCCGCTGGGTCTTCGTCCGCGGCGCGCTGCGCGAGGTGCCCTCGACGCCGCCGGCGTTCCTGCGCTCCGACATCCTCCCGCCCTTCGCCAAGGCCCGCGTCGCGCTGGAGCCCTTCTCCCGGCGCGCGAAGCCCGGCGTGGACGAGTCCATCGCCGACTTCGGCAGGCGGCACCTGGGCGCCCGGGCGACCCGCGATCTCCTCGGCGCGATGGTGCTCGGGATCTTCGGCGGGGACGTGGAGAAGCTCTCCCTCGCGAGCTGCTTCCCCAAGATGGCCGAGCTCGAGAGGGCCCATCGCTCGCTGGTGCTCGGGATGATCCGGCTGCAGCGGGAGAAGAAGGGGGCCGGCGGTCCCGCAGGCCCGGGCGGCGTCCTCACCAGCGTGGAGGGCGGCCTCGGCCACTACCCGGCGCGCCTCGCCGAGACCCTGGGGTCGGCGGTGCGCACAGGCGTGCGGGTCGACGCGCTGTCGGTCACGGAGAGTGGAGTCCGACTTCACACGAATTCTGGCGGGAGGGCCGCCGAGCTGGACGCGGACGCCGTCGCGATCACGGCGCCGGCCGACGTGGCCTCGAGGCTCCTCGCGCCGCTGGACCCGGCGCTGGGCGAGCTCGCTGCCGGCGTCCCCTACGCGCCGATGGCCGTGGTCCACCTTGCGTGGCCCCGCGCGCGGATCGCCCACCCGCTGGACGGCTTCGGTTTCCTGGTGCCCCCCCACGAGGGGCGCGGGATCCTGGGCGCGATCTTCGTCTCATCGATCTTCCCGTGGCGCGCGCCGCCGGATCAGGCGCTCTTCACCGTGATGATCGGCGGCGCCGTCCGGCCCGAGCTCGCCGCCCGCCCGGAGGCGGAGCTCGCGACCCTCGCGGCATCGGAGCTCGGCGGCATCATCGGCGCCTCTGGCGATCCGAGCCTGGCCGAGGTGATCCGCTGGCAGCGGGCGATCCCGCAGTACGTGATCGGCCACGAGGCCCGGCGCCGGGAAGCCATGGAGCGGATCGCACGGCTTGGACCAGTGCACCTCGGCGGCAACGCGTGGCGCGGCATCGGCGTCAACGACTGCATCGCCGCTGCCGCCCCCCTCGCCACCGAGATCCTCGATCGCTAG
- a CDS encoding N,N-dimethylformamidase beta subunit family domain-containing protein has product MLVQRPFDPLPVRRALSGPGLILFLLLAAGCSGGPDLVGKTNPETFTPPDHGTPPRPPRAWPPVSKPGSPIAQENQQPGEPGWDVIYDAWDHQIEGYAERVSARAGEKVRIMLSSTAARKASWKLYRLGWYGGAGARVVSSGGPVDVTVQPPCPPDPVSGLVRCKWTPTFELTIPADAVSGLYALKAVRDDGYTRFVPLVVVDDRPADLLLQANVTTYQAYNAWGGTSLYVDRTGKLPLRKATQVSFDRPYDGDYGGGQMFRYEAQMVKLLEHWDYDVTYTTNVDVAWGGWPVLYGRGALLDAGHDEYWSVEERDAVEKARDAGVHLLFFGANTAYWKIRFENWASERNPRTFSCYKGGTKTDPVQGAQLTGRYRDPPIDRPENALLGVMYESWSIRSSPWVVADDSSFLYTGTGLRRGDTIRNIVGYEYDRLIDNGATPATFRVAGRSPVLDAEGKPGWSEGGSYTASSGAFVFASGSIEWVLGLTGGPRPDPRVDRMTANVIQAALSIAPPRGLGDGALPADPSPSGPFASSVTTIATGLAGPAGVTALPDGRLAVVDTRKHRVVEVGPAPTRTVTPIAGDGNLSNNPAYDNVPGLRARFFSPTGILAVPGGIFVADTYNHCIRKILDGPDRKVIPIAGVMGVSGYRDGDAGQALFDMPMGMAEDPLTGDILVADMNNHRIRVLEKGTWRVRTLAGNGVLGDADGPAAQAAIGYPSAVAVAGDGTVYVVATGSAKLLRVGTDPAHTVTTLAGGIPGYQDGSGDLARIAPQGGLTWDGSGLLLTEPTNFRIRRIVPGRDARSTVVTTLAGTGRFGNADGPGDRAEIPLPMGIAVGPDGTIYVADGNGAIRAIRR; this is encoded by the coding sequence ATGCTCGTCCAGCGACCGTTCGATCCGCTCCCAGTCCGCCGGGCCCTCTCGGGACCGGGCCTGATCCTCTTTCTCCTGCTCGCCGCCGGATGCTCGGGAGGGCCGGACCTCGTGGGCAAGACGAACCCCGAGACGTTTACGCCCCCCGATCACGGCACCCCTCCGCGGCCCCCGAGAGCGTGGCCCCCGGTCTCCAAGCCTGGGAGCCCGATCGCTCAGGAGAACCAGCAGCCGGGAGAGCCCGGCTGGGACGTCATCTACGACGCCTGGGATCACCAGATCGAGGGCTACGCCGAGCGGGTCTCCGCCCGCGCCGGAGAGAAGGTGCGGATCATGCTCAGCTCCACCGCGGCGCGGAAGGCGAGCTGGAAGCTCTACCGGCTCGGCTGGTACGGCGGCGCCGGGGCGCGGGTCGTTTCATCCGGAGGTCCGGTGGACGTCACGGTTCAACCTCCCTGCCCCCCCGATCCGGTCTCCGGCCTCGTCCGCTGCAAGTGGACGCCGACCTTCGAGCTGACCATCCCCGCCGACGCAGTCTCCGGACTCTACGCGCTCAAGGCCGTCCGCGACGACGGCTACACGCGGTTCGTGCCGCTGGTGGTCGTGGACGATCGCCCCGCCGACCTCCTCCTCCAGGCGAACGTCACCACCTACCAGGCGTACAACGCCTGGGGCGGCACCTCCCTCTACGTGGACCGCACCGGCAAGCTCCCGCTGCGCAAGGCAACGCAGGTGAGCTTCGACCGCCCCTACGACGGCGATTACGGCGGCGGCCAGATGTTCCGGTACGAAGCGCAGATGGTGAAGCTCCTGGAGCACTGGGACTACGACGTCACCTACACGACGAACGTGGACGTGGCCTGGGGCGGCTGGCCCGTCCTCTACGGCCGCGGCGCCCTCCTCGACGCGGGGCACGACGAGTACTGGTCGGTGGAGGAACGGGACGCGGTGGAGAAGGCCCGCGACGCCGGCGTGCACCTCCTCTTCTTCGGCGCCAACACCGCCTACTGGAAGATCCGATTCGAGAACTGGGCCTCGGAGCGAAATCCGCGCACCTTCTCCTGCTACAAGGGCGGGACCAAGACCGATCCCGTCCAGGGCGCGCAGCTCACGGGGCGGTACCGGGACCCGCCGATCGACCGGCCCGAGAACGCGCTCCTGGGCGTGATGTACGAGTCCTGGTCGATCCGCTCTTCACCCTGGGTGGTCGCGGACGACTCGAGCTTCCTCTACACGGGCACCGGCCTCCGCAGGGGGGACACGATCCGCAACATCGTCGGCTACGAGTACGACCGTCTGATCGACAACGGCGCCACGCCGGCGACGTTCCGGGTCGCGGGCCGCTCGCCGGTCCTCGACGCCGAGGGGAAGCCGGGCTGGTCGGAGGGAGGCTCCTACACGGCGTCGAGCGGCGCCTTCGTCTTCGCCTCCGGGTCGATCGAGTGGGTCCTCGGCCTCACCGGCGGGCCGCGCCCGGATCCCCGCGTGGATCGGATGACCGCGAACGTGATCCAGGCCGCCCTCTCGATCGCTCCGCCCCGTGGCCTCGGCGACGGCGCGCTCCCCGCCGACCCGTCACCCAGCGGGCCGTTCGCATCCAGCGTCACCACGATTGCTACGGGCCTCGCGGGCCCCGCCGGAGTGACGGCCCTCCCGGACGGGAGGCTCGCGGTGGTCGACACTCGAAAGCATCGGGTCGTCGAGGTGGGGCCCGCGCCGACGAGGACGGTGACCCCGATCGCCGGCGACGGGAACCTCTCGAACAACCCTGCGTACGACAACGTGCCGGGGCTGCGGGCGCGCTTCTTCTCCCCCACCGGGATCCTCGCGGTGCCCGGCGGGATCTTCGTCGCCGACACCTACAACCACTGCATCCGGAAGATCCTCGACGGGCCCGATCGCAAGGTGATCCCGATCGCCGGCGTCATGGGCGTCTCGGGGTACCGGGACGGCGACGCGGGGCAGGCCCTCTTCGACATGCCGATGGGCATGGCGGAGGATCCCCTCACAGGCGACATCCTCGTGGCCGACATGAACAACCACCGGATCCGCGTGCTCGAGAAGGGCACGTGGAGGGTGCGAACCCTCGCGGGGAACGGGGTCCTCGGCGACGCCGACGGACCGGCGGCCCAGGCGGCCATCGGCTATCCGAGCGCGGTGGCGGTCGCCGGCGACGGGACGGTCTACGTGGTGGCGACGGGGAGCGCGAAGCTCCTCCGCGTCGGCACGGATCCCGCTCACACGGTGACCACCCTCGCCGGCGGAATCCCCGGCTACCAGGACGGTAGCGGCGATCTCGCGCGGATCGCGCCACAGGGAGGGCTCACGTGGGACGGGAGCGGGCTGCTGCTCACGGAGCCCACCAACTTCCGGATCCGGCGGATCGTGCCGGGGAGGGACGCTCGTTCGACGGTGGTGACGACGCTGGCCGGAACGGGGCGCTTCGGAAACGCCGACGGGCCTGGCGATCGGGCGGAGATCCCGCTGCCGATGGGGATCGCGGTGGGGCCGGACGGTACGATCTACGTCGCCGACGGCAACGGCGCGATCCGCGCGATCCGCCGCTGA
- a CDS encoding replication-associated recombination protein A — MRPRTLDELLGQQHLVGPGHLLRRAIERDEVPSMILWGPPGSGKTTLAQVIANLTRSEFVPFSAVLGGVADVRAIVAEAEERRDQGGGRTILFVDEIHRFNKAQQDAFLPHVERGTITLIGATTENPSFALNSALLSRARVYVLKPLTEDVLLTLLERALQDEERGLGSLGLEADPLALDHLSKIASGDARRALSALEIAAASAAARTDRRISLADAEEAIARRALLYDKAGEQHYDLVSAFIKSMRGSDPDAALYYAARMLEAGEDPRFVLRRMVIFAAEDIGLADPRALSVAMDCFRAFEFVGWPEGYLPISMGICYLAAAPKSNSALQAYQAAKADVMGRGPLEIPMALRNAPTGLMKDLGYGKGYRYPHDEPGHHVAQDYLPAELAGRLYYDPSDQGWERQIGDRMGQLREKVAKARGRGGSGR, encoded by the coding sequence ATGAGGCCGCGGACGCTGGACGAGCTGCTTGGGCAGCAGCACCTCGTCGGGCCGGGTCACCTGCTGCGCCGGGCGATCGAGCGGGACGAGGTCCCGTCGATGATCCTCTGGGGCCCGCCGGGCTCCGGAAAGACCACCCTCGCCCAGGTGATCGCGAACCTCACCCGAAGCGAGTTCGTGCCCTTCAGCGCGGTGCTGGGCGGCGTGGCGGACGTCCGGGCGATCGTGGCCGAGGCGGAGGAGCGGCGTGACCAAGGAGGGGGCCGCACGATCCTCTTCGTGGACGAGATCCACCGCTTCAACAAGGCGCAGCAGGACGCGTTCCTCCCCCACGTCGAGAGGGGCACCATCACCCTGATCGGCGCGACCACCGAGAACCCCTCGTTCGCGCTGAACTCGGCGCTCCTCTCCCGGGCGCGGGTCTACGTGCTGAAGCCGCTCACCGAGGACGTTCTCCTCACCCTGCTGGAGCGCGCGCTCCAGGACGAGGAGCGCGGCCTGGGATCACTGGGCCTCGAGGCGGATCCGCTGGCCCTCGACCACCTGTCGAAGATCGCCTCGGGCGACGCGCGGCGGGCGCTCTCGGCGTTGGAGATCGCCGCTGCCTCCGCCGCCGCGAGGACGGATCGACGGATCTCGCTCGCGGACGCCGAGGAGGCGATCGCGCGGCGGGCGCTCCTCTACGACAAGGCCGGCGAGCAGCACTACGACCTGGTCTCGGCCTTCATCAAGTCGATGCGCGGGAGCGATCCGGACGCGGCGCTCTACTACGCCGCGCGGATGCTGGAGGCCGGGGAGGATCCGCGCTTCGTGCTGCGCCGGATGGTGATATTCGCCGCCGAGGACATCGGCCTCGCGGATCCGCGGGCGCTCTCCGTGGCGATGGACTGCTTCCGCGCGTTCGAATTCGTGGGCTGGCCGGAGGGCTACCTGCCGATCTCGATGGGGATCTGCTACCTGGCGGCGGCGCCCAAGTCGAACAGCGCGCTCCAGGCGTACCAGGCGGCGAAGGCGGACGTGATGGGGCGCGGGCCGCTCGAGATCCCGATGGCGCTTCGCAACGCGCCCACCGGACTGATGAAGGATCTCGGCTACGGCAAGGGCTACCGCTACCCCCACGACGAGCCCGGGCATCACGTGGCGCAGGACTACCTGCCCGCAGAGCTCGCGGGCCGCCTCTACTACGATCCCTCGGATCAGGGCTGGGAACGCCAGATCGGGGATCGCATGGGGCAGCTCCGGGAGAAGGTGGCGAAGGCCCGCGGGAGGGGCGGCTCGGGGCGCTGA
- a CDS encoding NAD(+)/NADH kinase → MSRTPLRRVGIVPRMSHPAALKTARELAAWLVERGLEVFVEAVSDEDFGAPAVPASELKEKSELLVVLGGDGTLIHAATLLEGKPTPILGVNMGSLGFMTEVPLPELYPMLESVLEGDYTVDERMKLDVHLHRGGGPPLVQGQVLNDVVISKGALARIADLEATLDGSLVTLYKADGIIVATPTGSTAYSLSADGPIVYPSLDAVVISPICPHTLTQRPIVVPPDRPIHVELKSDNGEVYLTLDGQSGMALERGDRVEIRRSADRVFLVRNPRLDYFSILRAKLRWGER, encoded by the coding sequence ATGTCGAGGACGCCGCTCCGTCGCGTGGGAATCGTGCCCCGCATGAGCCATCCGGCAGCGCTGAAGACCGCCCGGGAGCTCGCAGCCTGGCTCGTCGAGAGGGGCCTCGAGGTCTTCGTCGAGGCGGTCTCCGACGAGGACTTCGGCGCGCCGGCGGTCCCGGCGTCCGAGCTCAAGGAGAAGAGCGAGCTCCTCGTCGTCCTCGGCGGCGACGGGACGTTGATCCACGCGGCGACGCTCCTCGAGGGAAAGCCCACGCCGATCCTCGGGGTCAACATGGGCTCGCTGGGCTTCATGACCGAGGTGCCGCTCCCCGAGCTCTACCCGATGCTCGAGTCCGTCCTCGAGGGCGACTACACGGTCGACGAGCGGATGAAGCTCGACGTCCACCTCCACCGCGGCGGAGGACCGCCCCTGGTCCAGGGGCAGGTGCTGAACGACGTGGTGATCAGCAAGGGCGCCCTCGCGCGGATCGCCGACCTCGAGGCGACCCTCGACGGATCCCTGGTCACGCTCTACAAGGCCGACGGGATCATCGTCGCCACGCCCACCGGCTCCACGGCGTACTCGCTCTCTGCGGACGGCCCGATCGTCTATCCCTCCCTGGACGCCGTGGTGATCTCGCCGATCTGCCCGCACACCCTCACCCAGCGCCCGATCGTGGTCCCTCCGGATCGCCCGATCCACGTCGAGCTCAAGAGCGACAACGGCGAGGTCTACCTCACGCTGGACGGCCAGTCGGGCATGGCGCTCGAGCGCGGCGATCGGGTCGAGATCCGCCGCTCCGCCGACCGCGTCTTCCTCGTCCGCAACCCGCGCCTCGACTACTTCTCGATCCTGCGGGCCAAGCTCCGCTGGGGCGAGCGGTAG
- the recN gene encoding DNA repair protein RecN, which yields MLAALRIESLAIIDSLEVRFDKGLNVLTGETGAGKSILIDALALLLGGRADPAAVRAGRDEAVVEGLFVGPGLAGRAAELGLPADGDELLVRRTISRSGRSRVHVNGALATVSLLATLTRGLVDVSGQHEQVSLLRRERHLDLLDDFGSLGGLRRSFDEEFGRLAAASREEERLRTEEAERERRRDYLAFQLRELDELAPEQGEDESLSLERRILAGAERIRVAAEEVEGLLVSGDGAVVDRLGVALRRLEDAARLDPRIAPVAGAVEAARTELAEAGRTLERLASAAGGDATERLAFVDERLEALRHLARKHGGTLGAALARGASMREELAAIEGSEARVSELAEEVRIRSRAAEALAGRLSASRASAAEALARAVKPELQRLGLENAVLEVRFSPPCGEGSLETRGLPPEAELAQEKSAPSGGDRREGANGLRLGMRLSRRGAEEAEFLFSANPGEEPRALGRAASGGELSRVLLALKRALARVDPVESYVFDEVDAGIGGATGVIVGQMLRDVAHERQVLCVTHLPQVAAFADVHLQVTKEVREGRTHSRVERLEARESRQRHLARMLSGSEGPASLAAAAELLGQALPAERPSPTGVEGIAGARRGRRKAA from the coding sequence ATGCTTGCAGCGCTGCGGATTGAGTCACTGGCGATCATCGATTCTCTCGAGGTCCGGTTCGACAAGGGCCTGAACGTCCTCACCGGAGAGACCGGCGCGGGCAAGTCCATCCTCATCGACGCCCTCGCGCTCCTCCTCGGCGGGAGGGCCGATCCGGCGGCGGTACGGGCCGGCCGCGACGAGGCCGTGGTGGAGGGCCTCTTCGTCGGCCCCGGCCTCGCCGGGCGGGCGGCAGAGCTCGGACTCCCCGCCGACGGCGACGAGCTCCTGGTGCGGCGCACGATCTCGCGGTCGGGGCGCAGCCGGGTCCACGTAAACGGCGCGCTGGCGACGGTCTCCCTCCTCGCGACGCTCACCAGGGGATTGGTCGACGTCTCCGGCCAGCACGAGCAGGTCTCGCTGCTCCGTCGGGAGCGCCACCTCGATCTCCTCGACGACTTCGGCTCCCTCGGCGGGCTCCGGCGCTCGTTCGACGAGGAGTTCGGGCGTCTCGCTGCGGCGTCTCGTGAGGAGGAGCGGCTCCGGACGGAGGAGGCCGAGCGGGAGCGGCGCCGGGATTACCTCGCCTTCCAGCTCCGCGAGCTCGACGAGCTCGCGCCCGAGCAGGGAGAGGACGAGAGCCTCTCGCTCGAGCGGCGGATCCTCGCTGGGGCCGAGCGAATCCGCGTGGCGGCGGAGGAGGTCGAGGGGCTCCTGGTCTCGGGCGACGGCGCCGTGGTCGACCGCCTCGGCGTCGCGCTGCGGCGGCTGGAGGACGCCGCGCGGCTCGATCCCCGCATCGCGCCGGTGGCCGGCGCCGTCGAAGCGGCCCGGACGGAGCTCGCCGAGGCCGGCCGTACCCTGGAGCGGCTCGCCTCCGCCGCCGGCGGCGACGCGACCGAGAGGCTCGCCTTTGTCGACGAGAGGCTCGAGGCGCTACGTCACCTGGCGCGAAAGCACGGTGGAACCCTCGGCGCGGCCCTCGCCCGGGGCGCGTCGATGCGGGAGGAGCTCGCGGCCATCGAAGGAAGCGAGGCCAGGGTCTCGGAGCTCGCCGAGGAGGTGCGGATCCGCAGCCGGGCGGCGGAAGCGCTCGCGGGGCGCCTCTCCGCTTCACGTGCGTCTGCAGCGGAGGCCCTCGCCCGGGCCGTGAAGCCGGAGCTCCAGCGCCTGGGTCTCGAGAACGCCGTCCTCGAGGTCCGCTTCTCGCCTCCCTGCGGTGAAGGAAGCCTCGAGACGAGGGGGCTCCCGCCCGAAGCGGAGCTCGCTCAGGAGAAGAGCGCTCCATCCGGCGGCGATCGGCGCGAGGGCGCGAACGGGCTGCGCCTTGGCATGCGTCTCAGCAGGAGAGGAGCGGAAGAGGCGGAGTTCCTCTTCTCAGCGAACCCCGGCGAGGAGCCGAGGGCGCTGGGACGTGCGGCCAGCGGAGGCGAGCTCTCACGGGTGCTCCTCGCGCTCAAGCGGGCGCTGGCCCGGGTGGATCCCGTGGAGAGCTACGTCTTCGACGAGGTCGACGCCGGGATCGGCGGCGCGACCGGCGTCATCGTCGGGCAGATGCTCCGCGACGTGGCCCACGAGCGGCAGGTGCTCTGCGTGACCCACCTTCCTCAGGTGGCCGCCTTCGCAGACGTGCACCTCCAGGTGACCAAGGAGGTTCGCGAAGGTCGAACCCACTCCCGGGTCGAACGGCTCGAGGCGAGGGAATCACGGCAGCGGCATCTCGCGCGGATGCTCTCGGGGAGCGAGGGTCCCGCCTCGCTTGCGGCGGCGGCGGAGCTGCTCGGGCAAGCGCTTCCCGCGGAGCGCCCGTCCCCGACCGGCGTCGAAGGGATCGCCGGAGCCCGGCGGGGCCGACGCAAAGCGGCCTGA
- a CDS encoding Stp1/IreP family PP2C-type Ser/Thr phosphatase: MNLEHCGRTDVGRVRDHNEDSFLENEALGLFVVADGMGGHAAGEVASRLAAETIENEVRTQLEVEGDDGEAAADLAGILRDAVEVAGARVYHQSKRNPAQAGMGTTATALLVRDGKAVIGHVGDSRAYLWRDGELRQLTDDHSLVAEQVRAGLLLPDEARHSRLRNIITRSVGVEEHVEVDVRSVDADADSLFLLCSDGLTNLVDDDEIAEAAQTLPVDMLPSALVDLANERGGDDNITVIVVRVGA; this comes from the coding sequence ATGAACCTCGAACATTGCGGTCGCACCGACGTCGGGCGCGTGCGGGATCACAACGAGGACTCGTTCCTCGAGAACGAGGCCCTCGGGCTCTTCGTCGTCGCCGACGGGATGGGCGGACACGCCGCTGGCGAGGTTGCGTCGCGCCTCGCGGCGGAGACCATCGAGAACGAGGTCCGCACCCAGCTCGAGGTAGAGGGCGACGACGGCGAGGCTGCAGCGGACCTCGCCGGGATCCTGCGCGACGCCGTCGAGGTCGCTGGCGCGCGGGTCTACCACCAGTCCAAGCGGAACCCGGCACAGGCCGGCATGGGCACGACCGCAACCGCCCTGCTCGTACGCGACGGCAAGGCGGTGATCGGCCACGTCGGAGACAGCCGGGCGTACCTGTGGCGGGACGGAGAGCTCCGGCAGCTCACCGACGACCACTCCCTCGTCGCGGAGCAGGTCCGCGCGGGGCTCCTCCTGCCGGACGAGGCCCGCCACTCGCGGCTCCGGAACATCATCACCCGCTCGGTCGGCGTGGAGGAGCACGTCGAGGTCGACGTCCGCTCGGTGGACGCCGATGCGGACTCCCTCTTCCTGCTCTGCTCCGACGGACTCACGAACCTCGTGGACGACGACGAGATCGCCGAGGCCGCGCAGACGCTGCCGGTCGACATGCTGCCGTCCGCCCTCGTCGACCTCGCGAACGAGCGGGGCGGCGACGACAACATCACGGTGATCGTGGTGCGGGTCGGCGCGTAG
- a CDS encoding M23 family metallopeptidase: MPQRSYTILVVPDRASTTKRFRVGHRAILATCAAAGAATLALSGIGIHYAGLIDHAEDNRLLRDENAQLRSQLRLVQEKVAHIDETLDRVGRFDQKLRALTSLSDQERNLAIGPLDAPDAHDAEAIEDAHDDLGEKLEALVDEAAKSERSLAELQRYFEDQKSLLASTPSIWPARGWVTSDFGSRLDPYTAHRVVHKGLDIANRAGSAVIAPADGVVVYAGAESGYGKVVVLDHGFGVKTRFGHLSKIEAIVGQKVRRGQQIAAMGNTGRSTGPHLHYEVRVNGIPENPRKFILE; this comes from the coding sequence TTGCCGCAGCGTTCCTACACGATCCTCGTGGTGCCCGACCGCGCTTCGACGACGAAGCGTTTTCGCGTCGGCCATCGGGCCATCCTCGCAACCTGCGCGGCAGCGGGTGCCGCGACGTTGGCCCTGTCGGGGATCGGGATTCACTACGCAGGCCTGATCGATCACGCGGAGGACAACCGCCTCCTGCGGGACGAGAACGCGCAGCTCCGCTCGCAGCTCCGGCTGGTGCAGGAGAAGGTGGCCCACATCGACGAGACCCTGGATCGGGTCGGCCGCTTCGACCAGAAGCTCCGCGCCCTGACCTCGCTCAGCGACCAGGAGCGGAACCTGGCGATCGGTCCGCTCGATGCGCCTGACGCCCACGACGCCGAAGCGATCGAGGACGCCCACGACGATCTCGGCGAGAAGCTCGAGGCCCTGGTGGACGAGGCGGCGAAGAGCGAGCGGAGCCTCGCCGAGCTGCAGCGTTACTTCGAGGATCAGAAAAGCCTGCTCGCCTCCACGCCATCCATCTGGCCTGCGCGCGGCTGGGTGACGAGCGACTTCGGGAGTCGGCTCGACCCCTATACGGCCCATCGGGTGGTCCACAAGGGGTTGGACATCGCCAACCGAGCGGGCTCCGCCGTGATCGCGCCGGCGGACGGCGTGGTGGTCTACGCCGGCGCCGAGAGCGGCTACGGAAAGGTCGTGGTCCTCGACCACGGCTTCGGCGTGAAGACCCGCTTCGGCCACCTCTCGAAGATCGAGGCCATCGTCGGGCAGAAGGTGCGGCGCGGCCAGCAGATCGCGGCGATGGGGAACACCGGCCGCTCCACCGGCCCGCACCTCCACTACGAGGTGAGGGTGAACGGCATTCCGGAGAACCCCCGGAAGTTCATCCTGGAGTAG